Part of the Ctenopharyngodon idella isolate HZGC_01 chromosome 8, HZGC01, whole genome shotgun sequence genome, tctcattgtgtCACCAGGGGGCTCTCTGAAGACAACGGCAGAGGCGGATGCTGAATCCCTGCAAGCTCAGTGGTGGGATCGTGAATCTCCACTTCCTCTTCGTGCACGTGATATACTGCCCCTCATTGATGCTGGAATAAAATATCGCCAAAATCCCTGGTTTCCTGTGTTACAACCTGCTGACTTCCCTTGTCACGTTATCTGCCAAAGACTTTTCCTCACATTCATCTCTAGCAGTGGTAACACTGATACCAGTGATGAGGACTGTCTGTGGCTGCTGCTGAGCAATAATAATGCCAATTCTCATCCCAGTCTTCCGATTGAAGTATCAGTTAAAACATACATTACGTGGGCAGCGCACAGACTGATTAAAGAGTGCATGCCTTCGTCGTCTATAAATGTTGTTATATGTGGTGTTCTGGGAGTGCAGCACAATGGGAGAATACCAGGCAAAACGGACGGCATCTGCTTCAACACGCTTGTGTTATTGGAAAATTCAGAGGGCGGGCCTGAAATCAACAGCCCACCACCATTGGAGAGTGACAGTTACAGATGGCATGAAGTGACCAATCAAAGCCTAAGAGCAAAGATAATACAGAGGATTAAAGACAGGTCTGTTCTGCCTATTCATAGTCAGTTCTGATGCTCTGCCGCTCTAATAGAGTATCAGGACATTACACAGGCCAGAACTGAACCTGCATTTTCCACATGAGAACCAAAGGTCATGGCTCCAAAGCATTAATAACTTTGCACGTTTGAAATATTTATCTTGAACCTCATTTGCAGAGATGTTCTGGCATTCCAAATCTGGGTTTCTCTATAAAATCACACAATATGTTGTCAATTATGACACAATAATTATGTGCCCATACACAGTTTTCAGAAGTGTGCTTCACTCACCTTTCCCCTCATTGGAGTCCGCTCTCCATTTcagtgaaatcacaaaatgaaATGCAACCAAATATTAATTCTAAtgcactaaatataatatatatatatatatatatatatactgtaattcattattaaatttataaagtTAGTATATTttaacccccggtttcacaaacaaggcttaagcctagtcccaggcTAAAATGCacgtttgagctgttttaacagaAAGCAATTTGCActgacatgtcttaaaatatgtcagtgccattgttttgtctcaagatgcacaccagtaatgttttttttttttaaggcatgtttataaaaccTATAAAacctacttaaatgtcctaattgaactaatcctGGCTAAGCtgttgtctgtgaaaccaggcctaaatgtaccaaattgcaactttattaatacaaatgtaatatatatatatatatatatatatatatatatatatatacacactatattaccaaaagttttgggacatctgccattacatgcacatgaattttaatgacatcccattttTAATCCGTTGGGTTTAAtgtggagttggcccaccctttgcagctataacaacTGCAacgtttaaaatgttacttttcaaagggggtgtactcatttatgctgagcactgtatatatatatatataatatatataatatatatatatatatatatatatatatatatatatatatatatatatatatatatatatatatatatatatatacatagtgATCTCTATAtgtatgacaagatctcagagttaaactgtgtcagaaaaaaatgaatcttaattatgttaGATAACACTTAAACGAAACACAGTCAGGTCAAAgtgtttgaataatttttggttccaaattttttattaattttactggtagtccactgtatgaagaatttttgggtataatatgtcacaggttactttattttgttatcctcacttacataaatgaactatagtgtcctgcacccactagtaaaaatatatcaaatatataaaaaatgtctgaataatttttggtttgactgtatatcctacttcaaaaagtcaaaaaagcactctaaagttcagctaattacatttaatataaagttaaactataatatattttcatttaattgtaattaacatGTAATTAggtgtcagaaaaaaagttaaGTTTGCACTTAAGGATATAACGTGTTACAtctgttttggtttagtttcattgtgttttcgTTCTGTTTTCCCTGTTCTGGTTGTGCCTGTGTTTCctagttagtttccttggttGTTGATTAGTTCTACACACATGTTCTGTTGTATCTTGATTACTCTCCCattgtatttaagccctgagtTTTTTCGTTTCATTTGTCTGGTAATGTTAATGTGGTCATGTTAAGTTATTCTTCTGCAATCTCCtgaattttctgttttattaaagACACTACTGTTTTATTTCTCCACTCCTTCTTCGTGTGCATTCATTACAGCTACCCACgtgaaaaaaaagtgcactaaaatacactttatttcattacacttagtacacttccataatgtacttaaagtgctctattttcatgcactaattttgtacttaatatactaaaaattcttgtttagtacttcttaagataatcttaagaacatctaagtgtactcaactgtgctattttgagacaccatgaatatgaactaaaatgtgcttttaacatactatctctgtataaaaaaaaaatttatttagttaccacttatagtacacttgaacccatctttCATACACTTAAATATACTCATCAGACATAGAAAATacacatatattatttaaaatataacaataatatatgataaatatatacaaaatgtatttataatgtattgcccacatattttatacattaaataattcatttcaaatgtattGTAGCTATGTTAATATTCCCTTTATATGATATACTTAACTGCATGTTAATGGTGTCTTTAAATAGTACTGTCACGTGAAATAAGGTGGATTCAATAGCGAATGCagcaaatattattttattaagaaaaatacCAGCAGGAGAGATAGCAAGGGTCAGACATCATGGGTGCAGATGGCAAAGTATTTCTTGGTAGCGCAAAGACTGCAATGGGCAAACCAGTCTTCCGACAAGAATCCAACAGGTAATCCGAAACTGTCTCGACGGGGAATATCCAGAACAGGAACGAGAGACTCAAACACAGCCAGGACTAACCCTGCATGAACACATCAACGTTCTGACACCAAAGGGCAAAATGCACAGACGTTAAATAGCGGCACTGATGAGCCCTAGCTGATGCTGATCAGCTCATCAGCagcaacacacactcacagagagacagagtgaGCCACTGAACCAGTGAACTGTGACAAGTACAATCAAGTACACTATTAGTATGTCATTAGTAGCGTTTTTTCcccacattaaaatatataaaatatagcacTTTAGGTACCTTATGCTAAAAGTATACTTACTGTTAAATTGTGAATTTTAGTACACATTTAACCTGCATGTTATATTTTTCACgaaaatccattaaaatagaacttagtgacagtatatataaaaatccacTAAAAGTTTTTATAAAGCGTTTATAGCACACTTTTAAGTAATGCACTTATAAACCACTTCTGTATATTTGGTTTACTTTATCTGACTACACTTAAAATCAATTTTAGTGttagcatttatatttatattaagtgtacttaagtaccACAGTTGGGAAAGTGTACTTATAACTAGTactagtatttttttaataattagtgGTATTTAGTATACTTTTTCTAGTGCACTGAAgtagaaatgtaattttaattagtgtatttatagtgtataacttttacacttttatttagcacaaaAATGTACTTGcttgtatttaagtatttttttagtGCATTCAAGTATGCTTTGTTTCACCTGGTTACTGTGACagatttaaagtatattatttccataataagtactctctttaaaagtatgctaacgTGTATTTCATTTTCACAAGGGACTTTGGACATTAGGGacattatattataacataCACATAGCACTCTTGTAGCATCTAGGCTATATCAATAATTTCATATAAATGAATGCTGTTAgaaaaaagttgtgattttttaGCTTATATGATATATGTTAATATGAGAAATACAGTGTAAGATATTATGAAATTATGCATTTCACATTAATTTACTAAATAATATGTATAGTAAACATTAAATCTGTCTATTTTATCTGCCTGTCTATTTTATATTTGCATATTACATAATTTCCTAGTAGCTATAAGGGGCATGTACAAACGTGAAAGTGAGTCCAGCCATGCCACAGTTTTAAGGAAAAGAGCTCTACCTCCATGTGAATCAATCTagttaacattttataaaatcaatTATATCATCAATTATAAAATCAATCATTTCATAATGTGGACTAAACAATGAGGAAATAATTTTTCAGGGTTTTGTTTGCCTTCTGCTTGGAATGTTTATACATGACTTTAACACATTTgaatttttgattttatgtaGCCCATGTCTTTTATCAGTTTACCAAAACATCTGAGTGTCTAATTTGTTTTTCTGGATTGTCCAAATAGTTTTTGGCAATACGCTGTTCGTTTGAATACTGAGAAATTGGGTCCGGAAACAGGAATCAGAGAAAAGTAGCTCTGACTGTGttgaatgtaaacaaatgaCTGACCATGAATCACTCAAATTGGCAAAAATTAGAGCTTTTTTCCCCCATCCACTTTAAATACGGTGTATCTGTGTACTGCCTCAAACCACAAACCAGTTGTGTTGATTTGTGCAtatgtctctttttttcacaGAATGAGGTGTTGATGATTCAGGAGGCAAAGGCAGTGTGTCGTGGCTTATGGTATCTCCCTATAGGTCGTATGGAAGATGGTGAAACTATTGTAGAAGCCCTAAAGAGAGAAGTCAAAGAGGAGGCAGGAATAGACTGCCAGCCAATCACATTGCTGCAGATTCAAGGAAAAGGGCCAAACTGGGTCCACTTTACTTTTCTTGCTGAGAAAACAAGTTAGATATGGTAAATGCTTCATAACTTGCTTGTTTATATAATTGTCACTTAGTTGCTTAGTGCAGGGGTAGGGaatgttgatcctggagggccattgtcctgcagagtttagctccaaccctaattaaacacacctgaagctaatcaaggtcttcaggattactaaagttacaggcaggtgagtgtttttttcagggttggagctaaactctgcaggacattggccctccaggatcaacgttccccacccctgccTTAGTGGTTCCCTCATTGCCTCCTCGATCCACCAGGGGGCTCTCTGAAGATTCCAGAGCAAGAAAACGCTGACTCTCTGCAAGCTCGGTGGTGTGATCGCGATTGTCTACCTCCGAATATCCGTAAATGAGACATTCTCACACTCATTGATGCCAGGATAAAATATTGCCAAGGTCCCTGGTTCACCGTTTTACAGCCTGTTGACTTACCCTGTGATGTTGTCTGTCAAAGGTTTCTTCTCGCATTCACCTCCATCAATGGTAACAGTGACAACAGTGATGAGGGCCGTGTATGGCTGTTGCTGAGCAATAACTTCCAGCTTCCTGTTGCGGTCTCAGTCGAAGCACAAACTCTCGCATTCACCCCCAAAAAACTGGTTAGGAAGTGCATGCCCTCCATTTATGACCAGCTAAGTGTGAATACATGTGGAATTTTGGGAGTGCAGCAAAATAGGAGAGTTCCTGGTAAAAATGATGGGGTATGTTAAAACACATTAGGTGTTTTGTGTTGTATCATTTAGGCAAACTTTCTTAATGTTTTAGCAAGTGTTAAGGGGAAAAAGTCTTTATTGTAACAACTAATTAAATCACTGTAATATTTGCAAATTGAATTTCAATGGGTCTTTCCTGCAGTTagttgtttctttctttctatttttgcagtataatgtacagtatatttgcAGAACACAgctaaatgaaaacatttgataTTGAAACCACCcttttgttttctgcagagctggTTTATGGCTGATTCAACATTTCATAATTGAcacattttgcaacatcgacagttattgaactgaactgaatcaacaatgAACCGACTCAaagtgaataatgacactattgtcttgtgtagagctgcttatagctaAATTGAACTCATTTCACAATTGATTAACTTTACAGTTATTGAACCAAACTGAACAATCACTCCATGTTATTCCAAAgcaaaaaatatctttttgacTGACTCACAAGTCCTCTTATTATTCACCCATCCCATCCAACCACCTGTAATATAAAGACTACACCTCACAATTTAATCTATTACAGATTAATAGAAACAAGTCTCCTGCTATATTTTCTCATTGAATAGCCTGTTTAAGGTGCAGTAGccaatttctgagaaactctGTTGAAAAATTAACTCAACACCTAAACAATTTTGCAAATATTTGCTAGATGTCTATTCTGTGTGTGTGGtgaaaaaatattgtgtttgtACATAGTCCTagcaatgtaaataaaaaaaaaaaaaaataaaaaaaaccccaatgTGGATCAGACTGATCCATGGAGCACCAAAatacttgtagccaatcagcaataaccactcatgatgggggaggataGAAAGTGAGCAAGTGGGACATTTGTAGAAAGATTGTAGTAAGAGGGATAGCTGAGATATTACCAAAGAGCAAGGTTCctacacattttaaattttttaaaaatctattttttttccccccttaaaTTGCCAAACCTCTCTATAGCTTTTTCAGACCATATTTAGCATGAATGGTTCATACAGTATTATATTTGGTATATAGTACAATCATCTGTAAATATTTTCTCAGGTTATTTTCATGACGTGATAACATGCGCTTACATTATGAGAAGAAACCTAAAACGCTTTATAACCTGCAAATATTCACCTCTGACACATTGGTTTGATTCTGTAATCCTGGTTTGATGTTGCACAATGACCCAACAGCAAAGAAAAGTCTGAATTAGATGATTGTTTGCTCCTTTATCTGTTGCAGGTTTGAATGGCACATGCACATTCATTTAGTGAAGTTCAAAAGAGACTCATTTATGTAAAGACAGTTTTTCCTAATGAAAATGTGCACCTTGAATTAATTCAGTCATGTTCGACAATCACTAAACGATCACTAAACTTTTTCTGTGAAATCACCAAATTTGTTTTTAgaaattcttaattttatattttagaaatagTCTGGAAACACTGGAAATTACGCAAATCAAATCCAGACTGCATAGGAACCCTGAAAGAGGAAAATGTCATAGGAGTTAAAGAGCAAGAAGGCCTGAAAATGAACACAGAGGTTGCTTTGTTTCTGCTCTATACAAGAGTAACACTGGTTCTCTTTCAAAtaggaactcgcactgcgtccgaAGACACATTAGGGAACGCCTCCAGCGTGACCGGCGTCTGAAGcacttctcagggaaccatggttacatgcgtaacctgagatgttttttgtcgtttcacagaaccaagatatgttgttgttgttcaatcACAGCTGATTCATCCATACTTACATGAGATGCATAATGCTGTTAGTGGTTGCCTGTGTTGCATagtgtgtttgttattttgggggcggagcaataaagggaggggtgtgtttgtttgggtgtcgatttcaaatatcaacagtgtttctcagaaatcgatAAATGTAACTTTAACTCTGTTTAAAGCAAAATATGTCACATTATGAACTAAACaggttatatactgtatattgatggttttgtgttaGTAAACACATTGATAGTATATGACAACATGCATTGACAAACTATTTGCTATTTTACCATTTACAAACTGCCTTTTGCAGCAAAACTTTATTTCaagctacatttacatttaagacCAAGAGACATTTGATACAATGAAATCtgcattaatattttatgaGTTTATTGCTGTGACAACAGAAATAAGCAAGTATTGCATACAGTCATCACATAAGACCTCTGTAGAAAATAAAGATCTATTGAGAGTACCAGCCAATGGCAaattacaaacacacaaacctgCGTACCTCTCCAGCCCTTAGATTCAGCcataaaacattcagaaatataaCAACATTGATTATTCATGTTTTAGAGACATAGAGCAAAGATAAATAAAGTTACTTTACACACCATAATGATACACTTAAACAAATGTAGTTAATATTtcagggaaaaaaattaaagaggGGATGTGCAATAGCTTAAAATCCATATTGTAAGAATTGTAAGAAAGGTTTTGat contains:
- the nudt18 gene encoding 8-oxo-dGDP phosphatase NUDT18 isoform X1, with the protein product MDSTAKILEENLEKILKGEGLELREFDSLPEVKPVTLRKNVCYIVSAVIFNSKEEVLMVQEAKRECYGSWYLPAGRMEERESILEALQREVKEEAGIDCQPVTLLLVEEHGPKWVRFTFLAKETGGSLKTTAEADAESLQAQWWDRESPLPLRARDILPLIDAGIKYRQNPWFPVLQPADFPCHVICQRLFLTFISSSGNTDTSDEDCLWLLLSNNNANSHPSLPIEVSVKTYITWAAHRLIKECMPSSSINVVICGVLGVQHNGRIPGKTDGICFNTLVLLENSEGGPEINSPPPLESDSYRWHEVTNQSLRAKIIQRIKDRSVLPIHSQF